The sequence GAGCTATCTCATCATTATTTTCAATGGCTTGTTCGTTTATGTAAGTTGAATTAAGGCTACCAATATCAGAGATAAAAACCCGGAATCCTTGTTGGGTATCACCTTCCACCATTAGTTTACAATGTTGTCTTGACATTTTAAGATCTGTGCATTGAATATTGATTTTATTCTTACCTTCATCCACTGTAGGTCCCCTGCCAATTATATTAACACCATTTTTCAATCGATAAACCTGAGACTGACAAGATTCATTTTCATCAATTTGTATATAGGGAGTTTTTCCTTCATATTTACTTGCTGACACTACTATAGTATTTGATGAAGAACCAGTAGATATTTGGGTAAAGGAAGGATTTTGATTTGCTTTACTAGTTTCAGATCCAGCTTGTGACTGGCCTGAGTTTAAAAGTGCAGAATTTACAGTAACTGGAAATCGTTTTCCACAACTTTTACATGGGACAGTAAATTTTTTATTAAAATAAACAGCCAATTGCTTAGCTCTATATTTATGAATTTGTTCACAATGGGTACATGAGATACTAATAAGGTTTGGTTTCTGACTCATTTTTATTTTTTAAATAGAAGAAGGGAGGTTGTTTATTGAAAAAATTGCTTTTTTTTAACTAGATTAAAACACCTGATTAACCAAGCTCGATAATATCGTCATCACCATCACTTAAGATATCTGAGCCAAAAGGATCTTCTGCGAATGGATCAATATTTTCATCGATTATAAAAACATCTGAGAGCTCGTCAATTTCAATGATTTCATCATCGATAATTACGACATCAGTTAAATCAAGAGGTGATTCAACACT is a genomic window of Chitinophagaceae bacterium containing:
- a CDS encoding FHA domain-containing protein, encoding MSQKPNLISISCTHCEQIHKYRAKQLAVYFNKKFTVPCKSCGKRFPVTVNSALLNSGQSQAGSETSKANQNPSFTQISTGSSSNTIVVSASKYEGKTPYIQIDENESCQSQVYRLKNGVNIIGRGPTVDEGKNKINIQCTDLKMSRQHCKLMVEGDTQQGFRVFISDIGSLNSTYINEQAIENNDEIALLVKDTVRIGKTSFKIIFK